A stretch of Acidobacteriota bacterium DNA encodes these proteins:
- a CDS encoding Rrf2 family transcriptional regulator, with protein MLRLSKKTDYALLAVRHLAANADRGAVSARELAETYDIPPELLAKVLQKLVRGRLLESQQGIRGGYALARAASAMSVADVIQAVDGPLMVTACSEEDHSCDQYSKCNIRDPLWRIKDRIIAALAATSVAELAMEMPTPLPLPTGVMPMQMVKRP; from the coding sequence ATGTTACGGCTCTCAAAAAAAACTGACTACGCGCTTCTGGCGGTGAGACACCTGGCCGCCAATGCCGATCGGGGAGCGGTTTCGGCGAGGGAATTGGCAGAAACCTACGATATTCCGCCTGAATTGCTGGCCAAGGTGCTCCAGAAGCTCGTGCGAGGCCGGCTGCTCGAATCGCAGCAGGGGATTCGCGGCGGATATGCCCTGGCACGTGCCGCCTCGGCCATGTCGGTGGCAGATGTCATTCAGGCGGTCGATGGTCCGTTAATGGTCACTGCGTGTTCTGAAGAAGACCATAGCTGCGACCAGTACTCGAAGTGCAACATCCGCGATCCGCTGTGGCGCATCAAGGACCGCATCATTGCCGCGCTGGCCGCCACGTCGGTCGCCGAACTCGCGATGGAAATGCCGACGCCTCTGCCGCTTCCCACCGGAGTGATGCCAATGCAGATGGTGAAACGACCATGA